A single Desulfonatronum thiodismutans DNA region contains:
- a CDS encoding EAL and HDOD domain-containing protein, with amino-acid sequence MSLTLHEQDAVPGSATEDMYVARQPVFDPEMRVWGYELLFRQSARSCTAEIGDLDVATAQVMVNGFSLAAEWLTPRQKVLINYPENLLLQGMPRALPAETAVVEILETVRPNPEVLEICRQLKDEGYTLALDDFVGGPGFEPLLELADIVKVDVLGVEPGNLDVVVGGLLRHRCTLLAEKVENLEVFHRCRDLGFTLFQGYFFSRPQIVAGKNLSSSQTSRLNLLQALGAPDLDMTQITKIIQADVSLSYRLLRYINSPGIGLPYQVRAITQAANMLGQRRIALWLRVLILADMNPALHSRELLSFCLQRARFLEMLSQAQSSTALPPDSMFLFGLFSSLDALLSQPMPDIIGKLSLEPRLARALLGDDPELQTWLDLALASESGSWSQAEMILDRLGIERDSVAKAQNKATSWAKHFMEAA; translated from the coding sequence ATGTCTCTTACCCTTCATGAGCAGGATGCGGTCCCCGGCAGCGCGACGGAAGACATGTACGTGGCCCGCCAGCCGGTGTTCGACCCGGAAATGCGGGTCTGGGGCTATGAGCTGTTGTTCCGGCAAAGCGCCCGGAGCTGCACGGCCGAAATCGGGGATCTCGACGTGGCCACGGCCCAGGTGATGGTGAACGGCTTCAGTCTGGCCGCGGAGTGGCTGACTCCGAGGCAGAAGGTGCTCATCAACTACCCCGAGAACCTGCTCCTCCAGGGCATGCCCCGGGCCTTGCCCGCGGAAACGGCCGTGGTGGAAATTCTCGAAACTGTGCGGCCAAATCCGGAAGTTCTGGAAATCTGTCGTCAACTCAAGGACGAAGGATACACCCTGGCCCTGGACGACTTTGTCGGCGGGCCGGGCTTCGAGCCCCTGTTGGAGTTGGCGGACATCGTCAAGGTGGATGTTCTCGGGGTTGAGCCCGGGAATTTGGACGTGGTCGTGGGCGGGCTGCTCAGGCATCGGTGTACGCTGCTCGCCGAAAAAGTGGAGAACCTGGAAGTTTTCCATCGGTGCCGGGATTTGGGCTTCACCCTTTTTCAAGGGTATTTTTTCAGTCGTCCGCAGATCGTTGCCGGGAAAAATCTTTCTTCCAGCCAGACTTCCCGGCTCAACCTGCTGCAAGCGCTTGGCGCTCCTGACCTGGATATGACGCAGATCACGAAGATCATCCAGGCCGACGTCTCGCTGAGTTATCGCCTGCTGCGCTACATCAACTCGCCCGGAATCGGCCTGCCCTATCAGGTCAGGGCCATAACGCAAGCCGCGAACATGCTGGGACAACGGAGAATCGCGCTTTGGCTGCGCGTGCTTATCCTGGCGGACATGAACCCCGCCCTCCATTCCAGGGAACTGCTCTCTTTCTGTCTCCAGCGGGCCAGATTCCTGGAGATGTTGAGCCAGGCGCAATCCTCCACCGCGTTGCCGCCGGACTCCATGTTTCTCTTCGGTCTCTTCTCATCCCTGGACGCCCTGCTTTCCCAACCCATGCCGGACATCATCGGCAAGCTGTCCCTGGAACCTCGTCTGGCGCGGGCACTGCTGGGCGACGACCCGGAACTGCAAACCTGGCTGGATCTTGCGCTTGCCTCGGAAAGCGGAAGCTGGTCTCAGGCCGAGATGATCCTGGACAGATTGGGTATCGAACGAGACTCCGTCGCGAAAGCTCAAAACAAGGCCACGAGTTGGGCGAAACATTTCATGGAAGCGGCTTGA
- a CDS encoding PAS domain S-box protein gives MERVVGERLRFFRLLNNMNREQLAMRLGVTAQHVGLIERGRGYPSVDLLVKAAEALGTEVANFFLSPENGSGAMEIDTEDGSTALSMGRAEVQLVAGIGTWDFNFGTGRETWSETLRRLLGFPGRKTTLREVFLKCLAPEYVQRFKAFLTKVLEHGRPHPFSCVVINENGTERRLLIHAEQIADGCHGMDRARLIIQDVTDWVRYRDLLLRDLNRLEVAVWERDHDLRQAAEEAGNARALRKAAQRELELKDEQIDRLVQAAPAILYSFVPGVGGTEVWSPHTQHIFGYTAGELMSDPMLWNRSIHPEDAAKADAAIESAMQGHPIDLEYRIQAKDGTWRWLRDQARLLRDASGSPVLIGMAMDISKHKRMEEALRTSEERYRLVSEASDYAFSLHVDQERRLTIEWASDSHERVTGYTALDLEASGGVSRLVYPEDMPIVSRGVEQLLAGEKSLVEFRILRKDGDVRWLQAIASPLPDPLSGRVTRIHGLARDVTERKLLEDALLQQREERFRALFDNSSEGIFLHDLEGHILEANQAVLDIFGYTLDELRRLHPTQLVHPEEVRHVTMLFQEILLHKTTTAVHRCLRKDGSEFFAQVRAKLIGENMIQGVMRDVSVEHGKEKELIQAKEAAEALSRAKSEFLGNMSHELRTPLNGIIGMMQVLKSTHLDEQQQRLLSMALKSSDRLNRLLTDLLDLSRLEMEAETVSEEVFSPSELCAFLTDLFGPAAQEKRLALECVVDPSTPSFLLGDPMRIRQILFQLTGNALKFTDKGGVRIGLTRLPSPRLGACRVLFSVADTGIGIPVEKLSVLFKPFTQADGSLARPYEGAGLGLAIVKRLVNLMKGVISVDETPGGGTTIHIALPLGLPDRDDA, from the coding sequence ATGGAACGCGTGGTCGGGGAGCGACTGAGGTTCTTTCGTCTGCTGAACAACATGAATCGAGAGCAACTGGCCATGCGTCTGGGCGTGACGGCGCAGCACGTCGGGTTGATCGAGAGAGGCCGCGGATATCCCTCCGTTGATCTGTTGGTCAAGGCGGCGGAAGCCCTGGGGACGGAGGTGGCCAACTTTTTTCTGTCGCCGGAAAACGGATCAGGTGCCATGGAGATCGACACGGAGGACGGGTCGACAGCCTTGTCCATGGGCCGGGCCGAAGTTCAGCTTGTCGCCGGGATCGGCACATGGGACTTCAACTTCGGGACGGGACGGGAAACGTGGTCCGAGACCTTGCGCCGCTTACTCGGCTTTCCGGGCCGTAAAACAACACTGCGCGAAGTATTCCTGAAGTGCCTCGCGCCGGAGTACGTCCAGCGTTTCAAGGCGTTTTTGACCAAGGTTCTCGAACATGGCCGACCACATCCGTTCTCCTGCGTGGTGATCAACGAGAATGGAACCGAGCGGCGGCTTCTGATCCATGCCGAGCAGATCGCGGACGGGTGTCACGGCATGGACCGGGCTCGACTGATCATTCAGGACGTCACCGACTGGGTACGTTATCGCGACCTGTTGCTCCGCGACCTGAACCGGCTTGAGGTCGCGGTTTGGGAGCGGGACCACGACCTGCGCCAGGCCGCGGAAGAGGCCGGAAACGCCCGAGCGTTGCGCAAGGCGGCCCAGCGGGAACTGGAGTTGAAGGACGAGCAGATTGATCGCCTCGTCCAGGCGGCCCCGGCAATCCTGTATTCCTTTGTTCCAGGTGTCGGGGGAACCGAGGTCTGGTCGCCGCATACGCAGCACATCTTCGGCTACACCGCGGGGGAACTGATGAGCGACCCCATGCTTTGGAACCGCTCCATCCACCCCGAAGACGCCGCCAAGGCCGACGCGGCCATTGAGTCCGCCATGCAGGGACATCCCATCGACCTGGAATATCGGATACAGGCCAAGGATGGAACGTGGCGCTGGCTGCGCGATCAGGCCAGGTTGCTCAGGGATGCGTCGGGCTCCCCCGTACTCATCGGCATGGCCATGGACATCAGCAAGCACAAGCGGATGGAGGAGGCGCTGCGAACGAGCGAGGAACGTTACCGACTGGTCTCCGAGGCGTCGGACTATGCCTTCTCCCTGCACGTCGATCAGGAGCGCCGTCTGACCATCGAGTGGGCCTCCGATTCTCATGAGCGTGTCACCGGCTATACGGCTTTGGACCTGGAAGCCTCTGGCGGAGTGTCGAGGCTGGTTTACCCCGAGGATATGCCCATCGTCTCGCGGGGGGTGGAACAGCTACTGGCTGGTGAAAAGTCCCTGGTCGAATTCCGCATCCTCCGCAAAGATGGTGATGTCCGCTGGCTGCAAGCCATCGCATCCCCGCTCCCTGACCCTCTGTCAGGTCGTGTGACGCGCATCCACGGCTTGGCCCGTGACGTGACCGAGAGGAAACTTCTGGAAGACGCTCTGCTCCAGCAAAGAGAGGAGCGTTTCCGTGCCTTGTTCGACAACTCTTCGGAGGGCATTTTCCTGCATGACCTGGAAGGTCATATTCTGGAAGCCAACCAAGCCGTCCTGGACATATTCGGTTACACCCTTGATGAATTGCGACGCTTGCATCCCACGCAGCTCGTTCATCCCGAGGAAGTGCGTCATGTCACCATGCTGTTTCAGGAAATCCTGCTTCACAAGACCACCACCGCGGTTCACCGTTGCCTGCGCAAAGACGGCTCGGAATTTTTCGCTCAGGTCCGCGCCAAGCTTATCGGCGAAAATATGATCCAAGGCGTGATGCGCGACGTCAGTGTTGAACACGGGAAGGAAAAGGAGCTGATCCAAGCCAAGGAGGCGGCTGAAGCCCTGAGCAGGGCCAAGTCCGAATTTCTGGGCAACATGAGCCACGAACTGCGCACCCCGCTGAACGGGATCATCGGCATGATGCAAGTTTTGAAGTCCACGCATCTGGACGAACAGCAACAACGCCTTCTCTCAATGGCGCTCAAGTCCTCCGACCGGCTGAACCGGCTGCTCACCGATCTGCTTGATCTGTCCAGGCTCGAAATGGAGGCCGAGACAGTCAGCGAGGAGGTCTTTTCACCTTCGGAACTGTGCGCGTTCTTGACCGATTTGTTTGGCCCCGCGGCCCAGGAAAAAAGGCTTGCCCTGGAATGCGTCGTTGACCCGTCGACTCCTTCCTTTCTCCTGGGTGATCCGATGCGAATCCGCCAAATCCTCTTCCAGTTGACGGGCAACGCGCTGAAATTCACGGACAAAGGAGGCGTCCGGATTGGCCTGACCCGGTTGCCTTCACCAAGGCTGGGAGCGTGTCGCGTCCTTTTTTCAGTCGCCGATACCGGCATCGGTATTCCCGTGGAAAAGTTGAGCGTACTTTTCAAACCCTTCACCCAGGCGGATGGTTCTCTGGCCCGGCCTTATGAGGGCGCGGGGTTGGGGCTGGCCATTGTCAAGCGTCTGGTGAATCTGATGAAGGGGGTAATTTCCGTGGACGAAACACCCGGCGGCGGGACCACGATCCACATCGCCCTTCCGCTGGGTTTGCCGGACAGGGACGATGCGTGA
- a CDS encoding HD domain-containing phosphohydrolase encodes MAILIIDDEDGLRRALSAYLEDMDYETLSAENGLQGLETLRREGRRLEAVVVDLNMPVMDGYAFIRHAVEEVPELPLVVLSGVGVVEDALRAMRLGAWDFITKPVHRMEVLEHTLRKVLERARLIRENREYKENLEALVRERTAELEKTRRQVMQRLSRAAEYKDNETGNHVVRVGEISALLARAMGLSEQDCEQLRDCAPLHDVGKIGIPDHILLKPGKLTDEEMEIMQRHCHYGCEILGPLTGGQSAIEICADPESVMFGGDNELLRLARVLAMFHHERWDGSGYPFGRKGGDIPLQARIVSVVDVFDALTSERPYKPALPEEDCLEIIRAGAGTQFDPEVVDAFFTVLEEIRRIRAMWKD; translated from the coding sequence ATGGCCATTTTGATCATTGACGATGAGGACGGACTGCGCCGGGCGCTGAGCGCCTATTTGGAAGACATGGACTACGAGACCCTCTCGGCGGAAAACGGCCTGCAAGGGCTTGAGACGCTCCGGCGCGAGGGTCGACGCCTCGAAGCCGTGGTCGTGGATCTGAACATGCCGGTCATGGACGGATATGCCTTTATCCGGCATGCCGTGGAAGAGGTTCCGGAACTCCCGTTGGTCGTGCTTTCCGGTGTCGGGGTGGTGGAAGACGCCTTGCGGGCCATGCGTCTCGGCGCCTGGGACTTCATCACCAAGCCGGTGCACAGGATGGAGGTTCTGGAGCACACCTTGCGCAAGGTGCTGGAGCGGGCGCGCTTGATCAGGGAGAACAGGGAGTACAAGGAAAACCTGGAGGCCTTGGTTCGCGAACGAACCGCCGAGCTGGAGAAAACCCGCCGTCAGGTGATGCAGCGGCTCAGTCGCGCCGCGGAATACAAGGACAACGAAACCGGGAACCATGTCGTTCGTGTCGGCGAAATCAGCGCCTTGCTGGCCCGGGCCATGGGCTTGTCCGAGCAGGATTGCGAGCAACTCCGGGACTGCGCTCCGCTCCACGACGTGGGGAAGATCGGAATTCCGGATCACATCCTGCTCAAGCCCGGAAAGCTGACCGATGAGGAAATGGAGATCATGCAGCGGCATTGCCATTACGGCTGCGAAATTCTCGGCCCGTTGACCGGGGGGCAATCCGCGATTGAAATTTGCGCCGACCCGGAGTCGGTCATGTTCGGCGGGGACAACGAACTGTTGCGGCTGGCCCGCGTTCTGGCCATGTTTCACCATGAACGATGGGATGGATCGGGATATCCGTTTGGGCGCAAGGGCGGGGACATTCCGCTCCAGGCCCGGATCGTGTCCGTTGTGGACGTTTTTGATGCATTGACCAGCGAACGTCCCTACAAACCCGCCCTGCCCGAGGAAGACTGCCTTGAAATTATCCGCGCCGGAGCGGGGACCCAGTTCGATCCCGAGGTGGTTGACGCGTTTTTCACGGTCCTGGAAGAAATCAGGAGGATTCGGGCCATGTGGAAGGATTGA
- a CDS encoding response regulator, whose product MNRTLPRLCIVEDEERIRAQLLLFLDDYDEFRVTAVESGEKALEMLRRDPADVCIVDLRLPGMNGATFIRSALKTGLCRRCLVHTGTADRVLLDELRSVGVSDRDVFLKPTKMNRILARIRDLLSGEND is encoded by the coding sequence GTGAACAGGACACTGCCTCGCTTGTGCATCGTAGAGGATGAAGAACGGATCAGGGCTCAGCTTCTCTTGTTTCTGGACGATTATGATGAGTTCCGGGTCACCGCGGTGGAGTCCGGTGAGAAAGCACTGGAAATGCTTCGACGCGACCCAGCCGACGTCTGCATCGTGGATCTGCGTCTGCCGGGCATGAACGGGGCGACCTTCATCCGGTCCGCCTTGAAGACCGGCCTGTGCCGTCGATGCCTTGTGCACACCGGAACGGCGGATCGCGTGCTTCTGGATGAACTGAGAAGCGTGGGCGTTTCGGACCGGGACGTGTTTCTCAAGCCCACGAAAATGAATCGAATTTTGGCGCGCATACGCGATTTGTTGTCGGGGGAAAATGACTGA